The Mycolicibacterium boenickei genome has a segment encoding these proteins:
- a CDS encoding class I SAM-dependent methyltransferase has product MSEKDRIRWDAAYADRQPDMAPALPQVFSAHAGLFPSAGSALDVACGTGRAAVWLAQRGLQVWGLDASPVAITQAKQAAAFHGVAERCRLDVADLDEGLPAGPPVDVVLCHRFRDPKLYPALAARLRPGGLLAICVLSEVGAQPGRFRAAAGELEAAFAGLEALAAGECDGQAWLLARAPVTGC; this is encoded by the coding sequence GTGAGCGAGAAGGACCGCATCCGCTGGGATGCGGCCTATGCCGATCGGCAGCCGGATATGGCACCTGCCCTGCCGCAGGTGTTCAGCGCCCACGCCGGCCTGTTTCCCTCGGCAGGTTCGGCCCTCGACGTCGCCTGCGGCACCGGTCGGGCCGCGGTGTGGCTGGCACAGCGCGGGTTGCAGGTGTGGGGCCTCGACGCGTCCCCCGTGGCGATCACCCAGGCGAAGCAGGCGGCCGCATTCCACGGGGTGGCAGAGCGGTGCCGGCTCGATGTCGCTGATCTTGACGAGGGTCTCCCGGCCGGACCTCCGGTCGACGTGGTGCTGTGCCATCGCTTCCGGGATCCGAAGCTCTACCCGGCGCTGGCCGCCCGGCTGCGACCGGGCGGCCTGCTGGCCATCTGTGTGCTGAGTGAGGTGGGTGCCCAGCCGGGCCGGTTCCGTGCCGCCGCGGGCGAACTCGAGGCGGCATTTGCCGGTCTTGAGGCGCTCGCGGCGGGGGAGTGCGACGGCCAGGCGTGGCTGCTGGCGCGGGCGCCCGTTACCGGGTGCTGA
- a CDS encoding zinc-binding dehydrogenase, giving the protein MRALVYDPHAPANLRFDDVAEPSAAESQALIEVHAIALNFGELHFIDQMRRPGEVPGWDSAGIVAQAAADGSGPPAGARVVGFSGEAGWAERRVVSTDNLAELPEFVEFDEAAALPVAGVTALQALRALGPIVGRRVLITGASGGVGRYAVQLAARAGAHVVAAVGSAPRGEGLEELGAAEVVVGLDSVTEPVFGVLDNVGGKLLAQAFSLVSDGGSVQSIGMASNEPTTINFEQERRTGNRKRLEPFTVRAPFQDDLDYLLTLLADGELDPQIGLRDSWENTAAAAQALLGRKVAGKAVLRVV; this is encoded by the coding sequence ATGCGAGCCCTCGTCTACGACCCGCACGCTCCTGCCAATCTCCGATTCGACGACGTCGCCGAACCATCCGCCGCCGAATCGCAGGCCCTGATCGAGGTGCACGCGATCGCGCTGAACTTCGGGGAGCTGCACTTCATCGACCAGATGCGCCGTCCCGGCGAAGTTCCCGGTTGGGACAGTGCGGGCATCGTCGCTCAGGCCGCGGCAGACGGTTCCGGGCCACCGGCAGGCGCCCGGGTGGTCGGCTTCAGCGGCGAGGCCGGCTGGGCTGAACGACGCGTGGTGTCGACCGACAATCTGGCCGAACTCCCCGAGTTCGTCGAGTTCGATGAAGCGGCCGCGCTCCCGGTCGCCGGGGTGACGGCACTGCAGGCACTGCGCGCCCTCGGCCCGATTGTCGGGCGCCGGGTTCTGATCACCGGTGCGTCCGGCGGCGTCGGCCGGTACGCCGTACAGCTGGCCGCCCGGGCGGGCGCTCATGTGGTGGCCGCGGTCGGCAGCGCCCCGCGCGGTGAGGGCCTGGAGGAATTGGGCGCGGCCGAGGTGGTGGTCGGCCTGGACTCGGTGACCGAGCCGGTGTTCGGTGTGCTCGACAACGTCGGAGGGAAACTTTTGGCCCAGGCGTTCAGCCTGGTGTCCGACGGCGGCTCGGTGCAGTCCATCGGGATGGCCTCGAACGAGCCCACCACCATCAACTTCGAGCAGGAACGGCGCACCGGCAACCGAAAGCGGTTGGAGCCGTTCACGGTCCGGGCACCGTTCCAGGACGATCTCGACTACCTGCTGACCCTGTTGGCCGACGGCGAACTCGATCCGCAGATCGGGCTGCGGGACTCATGGGAGAACACCGCCGCCGCCGCACAGGCGTTGTTGGGCCGCAAGGTGGCGGGCAAAGCGGTGCTGCGGGTCGTCTGA